GATGTCGGTGAGGAGGTCGCGGTGGTCCGGCGGGCCATCGCCGACGGTGGTGCCGGTACCACCAGCACTCGTCCGGAGGTGTTCCGGGCCGATTACGAGCCGAACAGGTGGCTCGGGGTGCCTGTGATGCTGGCCGTGGGCATGCTCGGATTCATGGTGGGAGTGCCCGCCTGTGTCCGGCTCTACCGGATGTTCAGTTCCAAGGAGCCCGCCGAAACCTGATTTCCCGGCCGGGAAGGCGGGCCTCCGTCCCTCACTTCCCGGCCCAGCTCCGCCAGATGTGGCGGCGAGCGACGGCACACACCTCGGTGATCCTGCGTCGCTGCCGCAGGGTCGTCGGTGCCCGCGCGGCCACTTCCGCCAGCACTCCCAGCCGCAGCGACACCCGGAAGTTCGCCGCGTGCGGGACTGGCCGCTGTCGCAGTCCGCGCCAGGGCAGCGCGAGGGTGATCGCGCCGAACCGCAGCAGTTCCCGCAGGGCGATCTCCACGGGCGCACAGCGCAGCAGCGTCAGCAGCCGGTTGCGCTCGTTCCAGCGGTGGAACCGTGCCGACCCCGGTGCTGATGAGCAACCGTGCCAGTGCTCGCAGCTCGCGGCGGTCCGCGTGATCCCGTACCCGGCCAGCCGCAGGCGCCAGGAGGTGTCGGTGTCCTCGTAGTAGCAGAAGTAGTCGGCCGGGATGCCGCCGACCGTCGAGAGCGCCGAGGCGCGCAGCAGGGCCGCCCCGCCGCAGAACCCGAACACCTCGTCCCCGGTACCGACGTTGTCCGCTGCCACGGTGCTGTCCTCCGCCACGGTGTCGGCGCCGTACCCCGTGCCGGTCAGCCGCACCCCTTGGGAGAGGGGACCTCGCCGGTTCCACAACCGGCTCGTCGCCGCACCGACACCCGCATCGCGGTCCAACGAATCCTCCAGTGTGGACAGCCAGTCCGCTTCCGGTGCGGCGTCGTCGTTGAGCCAGCCGAAGTAGGGTGTCCGCACCAGCGGGAAGGCAGCCGCGAGACCGCCCGCATAGCCGAGGTTGCGGGGTAGCCGGAGAACCTCGGGAGCCGAGGGGTGCCGGGCCAGCAGTTCGCTCGTGCCGTCGTCGGAGGCGTTGTCCACCACCAGCAGCCGGTGGTTGCGCTGCCGGGAGAGCGCGTCCAGGCACGCTCCGATGTGCTCGGCACCGCGCCAGGTCACCACCACGATCGTGCTGCGGGCCTGCTCCACGGTCATGTCCGCAGCCTATCGCCTCGGTCCGATCACGGATGTGGTTGTCTGACGGGCAGCGGTCGGTGAAACGTGCGGACTGGGGGCGGCTGTGCCGAAGTTGGTTGTCGTGGCCGAGCAGTTGCTCGCGCCGGTACCGGGCGGCACCGGGCGTTACACCCGCGAGCTGCTGCGCTCGTTGGCGGCCACGGCTCCGGCCGGGTGGGAAGTGAGTACGGTCGTCAGCTCCGACGGTGATCCGGCCCGCGCCGAGGTCGACGGTGTGGGCGGCCCGGAAGTGCTGCCGCTGCCACGGCGGGCGTTGACCCTGGCCTGGCAGTACGGCCGGTGGCCCCGCGTCTCCGCCGATTCGGTGCACGCCCCCACGCCGCTGTTCCCGTCGGTCGCGCCCGGCCGTGGGCTGGTCGTGACCGTGCACGACACGGTTCCCTGGACCCACCCCGAGACGCTCACCGCGCGCGGCGCGGTCTGGCACCGGCGAGCCGTGACCAGGGCGGCGCGAAAGGCGGACTCGCTGGTGGTGCCCACCGAGGCGGTCGCCGTTGACCTGCGGCGACATGTCCCGGACGCCACGCGGATCGAGGTGATCGGCGAAGGGGTCAGCACCGCCGTGCTCTCCCCCGGCACAGCGGAGGCGGAGAAGGCAGCACGTCGGCTGCGGCTGCCCCCGAGATACCTGCTCGCCGTGGGCACGATCGAGCCCCGCAAGGGCTACGAGTGGCTGATCCGCGCGTTGGCCGAGCCGGAAGCTCCGGACATTCCGCTGCTGGTCGTGGGCGCGCCCGGCTGGGGTGGCGTCTCGTTGTCGGATCTCGCGGCTCGCCACGGGCTCCCGCCCGGCAGGCTCCGGAATCTCGGTCCCGTCGCGGACAGCGACCTGGCCGTGCTGCTGCGCCGCTCGGCCGCGCTCGTGGCGCCGAGCATGGCCGAGGGGTTCGGGCTGCCGGTGTTGGAGGCGATGGCGGCCGGAACCCCGGTGGTGCATTCCGACGCTCCCGCGCTCGTGGAACTCGCCGACGGAGCGGGCATCACAGTGCCCAGGACGGACGCGGGCGCGCTGGCGCTGGCACTGCGTGAGGTGCTCGACGATCGACGTCGCTCGGCCGGGATGATCGAAGCCGGCAGGTCGCGGGCGAGCCGCTTCGACTGGCGCGAGACCGCCCGCCGCGTCTGGAGCCTGCACACCGGTGCGGCGAACGTGGCGAACCACTCCCGGAACCCCGACGCTCGGTGAACGATCCCCGCGACGGGTGGGACCGCTGTCACATTTCGGAGTTCGCGACCATGGATTTCACCATCCCGCCACAATGACCGATGCCTACCTCCTAGGCTGCTCGCGTGCACCGAGGAGATCCACACGTGCTTATCGACGCCACCGCCGTGCCCGCGGACCGAGGTGGCGTCGGCAGATACGTCGATTCCCTGCTCGCCGCGCTGGACACCGCCGGAACACCGATGAGCGTGGCCTGCCAGCCACGCGACGCCGAGCTCTACGGCAGGATCGCGCCGCACACCCGGATAGCGCCCGCCGCCGAATCGGTCGTCACCCGCACCGCCCGGCTCTCCTGGGAGCAGACCACCCTGCCGAGGCTGGCCAGGCGCCTGAACGCCCGTGTGGTGCACTCCCCGCACTACACCGTTCCGCTGGCCAACACCAGCGCCTCGGTGGTGACCCTGCACGACGCGACGTTCTTCTCCGACGCGCCGCTGCACTCGCCGGTCAAGGCGCGGTTCTTCCGCGCCTGGACCAGGGCGGCGCTGCGTCGCGCCACGGTTTGCGTGGTGCCCAGCAGAGCGACCTCCGACGAACTCGTACGTGCGGCCGGAGCCAACGCCGCGCGACTGCGGGTGATGTATCACGGGGTGGACCCGGAGCGGTTCCACCCGCCCGCCCCCGAGGAGGTCACCGCCGTTCGACGATCCCTCGGACTGGGCGATCAGCCCTATGTGGCCTTTCTGGGAGCGTTGGAGCCGCGCAAGAACGTCCCGGCGCTGATCCGCGGTTTCGCCCGCGCGGTCGCCGACCGCCGCGATTCCCCCGCCCTGGTGCTGGCCGGACAGGCCGGGTGGGACACCGAGGTGGAAAACGCGCTCGAATCGGTGCCGCACCGTGTTCGGGTGATTCGTGCTGGTTATCAACCCTTCGAGCGATTGGCCGGTTTTCTCGGCGGCGCGGCCCTGGTGGCTTATCCGAGCATCGGGGAGGGGTTCGGGCTTCCGGTGCTGGAAGCCATGGCCTGCGGTGCGGCCGTTCTCACCACCCGAAGACTCAGCCTGCCGGAAGTGGGCGGAGACGCGGTGGCCTACTGCGGTGTGGCGGAACGAGGGATCGCGCACGGAATAAGTGAGCTGCTCGATGATCCGGTGCGTCGTTCCGAACTGTCCAGCGCGGCGCAACAGCGTGCCAAGGAGTTCACCTGGGCCGACTGCGCGGACAGGCACCGCGCCGCCTACGAGCACGCCGAGTACCTGCACCGGCGCAACCGGCGCAACCGGTGAAACCGCTCCGGACCGACGCGCCGTGCGGCGCGGTCGCGACCGAGTCGTCCCGGACCGCGCGTTCCGGTGGGCGGCTCCCGGAGCCGATCGGTTCGCCGCCATGCGTGAGAATGACGACGTGCGCGACTCCCACAGTTACGGCGAGGGGCTCGCCGTCGTCACCGTTACCTATTCGCCCGGCAACACGCTGGACCGTTTCCTGGAGACCCTGCCCAAGGCCACCGATCGGCAACTCAGCGTGATCCTCGCCGACAACGGTTCCACCGACGGTTCCCCGGAACGCGCCGCACTGCGCCCCGGTGTGGAGCTCGCGAGGATGGGCGCCAATCTGGGTTACGGTTCGGCCGCGAACCGCGGCATCGCCGAGTTGAGCGACGACATCGGTTGGGTGGTGGTCGCCAATCCCGACGTCGAGTGGAGCGCGGGCAGCCTCGACGAGTTGCTGGCGGCCACCGAACGCTGGCCGCGCGGCGGTGCGTTCGGCCCGTTGATCCGGGAACCGGACGGCAGCGTCTACCCCTCGGCCCGATCGCTGCCCTCACTGGGACGAGGTGCCGGGCACGCCCTGCTGGGTGGGATATGGCCCGACAATCCGTTCAGCCGCGCCTACCGGCAGTCCACCGACAGCTCCGCGGAGCGCACGGCCGGGTGGTTGTCCGGCTCCTGCCTGTTGCTGCGGCGAGCCGCGCTGGATTCGGTGACCGGTTTCGATCCGCGCTACTTCATGTACTTCGAGGACGTCGACCTCGGGGACCGGTTGGGCCGAGCGGGCTGGCTCAACGTGTACGTGCCCGCCAGTGAGGTGACGCACATCGGTGGGCACGCCACCGCGCGTTCCTCGGGACGGATGCTGCACGAACACCACCGCAGTGCCTACCGGTACCTCGCCGACCGGAATGCCGGGCCGACCCGGGCGCCGTTGCGGATCGCGCTGCGGGCCGCGCTGGGCGCGCGCGCCAGGTTCGTCGCGCGCAACTCCGACCGTTAGTAGCAGAGCGTTCCACGTCAGCTGCTGGGATGGTTCCGTGGCGGAACCTCCCGCGCGGCTCTCGCTGCGGGTCCGGCGACATCGGGTAGCGACCTACACAACGTCTCCGGCGTCCTCGCGAGAGCCGCACGGGAGAACCCGCGGCGGTGCCGACTGCCGGGGTGGTTGGAGCTCGGCCTGCGGGAGTGGTCGGGGTTCGGCTCGGGAGCGCTGCGGCGCACGACCGTCCGGTGAGCTTCTTTCCCGAGCGAGGGATTCTGCCGGGACGCCGAGTCAGTCGAACCGCTGTGGACCGCGCCTGGGATCGTGCTGGTAGGCGGCGTTGTCGATCCGGTGCGGTGTGGTGGGGACGTCGGCGTCGTAGGTGGGCCAGGCTCGCTGTTCGGCCGCGGGCTGTTCGGCTGTTGGTTGTTCCGACGGGGGATACGACTCGGGCCGTTGCGGCTCCGACTGCCGGGGGCTCTCCTGCTCCCCTTGACCGGATCGCTGGTCCCACTGGGGGTTCTGCTGTTCCCGCTGGGGAGGCCGTCCCGTCGAGTCCTGGATGAGCTGCGTGGAGTTCGGATCGTCCCGCTCCACGTCACGCACCGAGTCGCGCGGGATGCGCACGGTCTGCGCCGCGTCCATCGGTGAGGTGGCGCTGTCCGGTGTGACGACGAACGCACCCCGTGCCCGCGCACGAGCAAGTGTTTCGTCGGCTCGGTTGCGGGGGTCCATGGTCCCTCTCAATGCTGGCCGGTGGATTTTCAGCCGCAGCGTGGCCCGTCCGTCCGGTGGATTAGCCGGTCCCGAGTCGGCCGGCCTCGCGGCTCGACCCCGTGGTGGCAGGTCCATCGTGACAGAGTGTTCGACACCGCGTGGTTTCGCATTGGCGGACCGTGCCGACCAGGGGCGCCATACCAGGTGGGTGCTGCTACTGCCAGAGTATTCCTCATGGATTCCTACGTCAGGGTGATGAGTTGGTCGAATTCGACGACCGAATGAAATCGCCCTGTCGTAGGCGACGACCACCCGTGCGAGTCGTATCGAGCGGACCCTCGGTCCGGGGAGGTGCATGGCGATGACGAGTCCCGACGACCACGCGCCGACGAGCGGTGCGGAGGCCGTGGTGCTCGTGGGAGGCCGAGGTACGCGGTTGCGGCCGCTGACCTTGTCCGCACCCAAACCGATGCTGCCCACCGCCGGAGTGCCGTTCCTGACCCACCTGCTCTCGCGGATCCGCGCCGCGGGGATCACCAGGGTGATACTCAGCACCTCCTACCGGGCCGAGACCTTCACCGAGTACTTCGGTGACGGTTCCGGAATGGGGCTGGAGCTGGAGTACGTGGTGGAGCACGAGCCGCTGGACACCGCCGGTGCGATTCGCAACGTGGCGGACCGGCTGCGGGAACCCGATGTGCTGGTGTTCAACGGGGACATCCTCTCGGGAGTGGACCTGCCCGCGCTGCTGGGCGAGCACCGCGCGGATGCGGCCGACGTCACACTGCATCTGGTCAGGGTGGATGATCCCGGCCGGTTCGGTTGCGTGCCCACCGACGAGGACGGCAGGGTGACCGCTTTCCTGGAGAAGACGCCGAATCCTCCGGTGGACCAGGTCAACGCGGGGTGTTACGTCTTCCGTCGTGAGGTGATCGACGGGATTCCCGGGGGCCGTCCCGTCTCGGTGGAACGCGAGACGTTCCCCGGGCTGCTGGAGTCCGGAGCGCGGTTGCACGGGTACGTGGACTCCAGCTACTGGCTGGACCTGGGCACGCCCGCCGCTTTCGCGCGCGGCTCGGCGGATCTGGTCCGGGGCGTCGCTCCCACGGAGGCGCTCGACGGCCGGGTGGGGGAGTCACTGGTGCTGCCCGGCGCCTCGATCGCCGAGAGCGCCTCACTGGGAGGAGGTACCACGGTCGGTGCGGACTGCGTCGTGTCCGAACGGGCCGCGCTCTCGGCGGCCACGCTGTTCGACGGAGCCCGGGTGGAGGCCGGCGCCGAGATCACCGACAGCGTCGTGGGGGCGGGTGCCGTGATCGGGGCGGGCACGGTGCTGCGTGGTGCCGTGGTCGCCGACGGTGCCGTGGTCGGCGCGGGCTGCGAACTGCTCGAAGGCGTCCGGGTCTGGCCCGGCGTGGAACTGCCCGCCGGTGGGGTGCGCTTCTCGCACGACTGCTGAACTCCGGGGCGACGTGGTTCAGGCCCGCTTGCCGTTCCGGGGCCCTTCGTCCTTCATCGTCGATGAGTTCGTTTCCGACGGGTTGACCGGCCTCTCGAACCACACAGTGGGACGTGAGGGTTCGGGCGTAGCCGAAACCACCTGCCGGTTCGTCGGGTTTCGTTCCGATCTGTGCAGGAGAGAGGCTCAGTGCTCCGGTCGGTTTTCAACCCAAAAAAACATACTGTTAAGTATTTTTTTCTTGTGGTTCATCTTCGGGTAACTCTTGACGTCGGTTCGCGCGCGGAGTGCCTGCTATAGCTTTTTTTGCTGGTAATTCCGCTGGTATGTGGCGTCGACGCAGGCTCGTGGGGCGTTCTTCGCAGCTCACTGGAAGCTGTAGTGAATAGTGATTTATGTTACATTTTTTTGCCTTGAACAAACAAACTGGGCGGTTTTATTTTTGTTGAGGCGGTGCGGCAGCCGGAAACCCCGGAGGCGGCCGCGAGGGTGTCCGCGGTAACGGGAGCGAAGCCCGTTCTCCCGTGGAGCCCACCGGACGAGCGATGGGGGACTGATCCGCTCCGTTACCTGTCTCGCCCGTGTTCGCGGGTCGAGCGCGTGCGGGGTGAGTACCCCGTGATCGGACAGTTGTACGAATCGACTTTCAACGGATTGTGAGCTCTCGATGTCCATTCCCACTGTCAATCCAACACCGACGAGCATCACCGCCGCGTTCGACCTTCCCAAGCCCCCGGGGGTCAGCTGGCGCGTCCGGTCCCAGCAGGTGGTGGATTACGAAGTGAGCATGACCCGTGGACTGCTGTCCACATCGAACTCCACGTTCGCCCATGCCTGCGGTGCCGATGGAAAGCGCAGGACTCGCTGTCTGGTGGTGGTGGACGATGCCGTGGAGCAGCTCTACGGCGAACGGTTACGTGCCTACTTCTCGGCTTGGCGGATAGCGCACAATTGGAGAGTCGTCCCCGGCGACGAGAACACGAAGCAACTCGACACGGCTCTCGGGCTCGTGGACGACATGAGTTCGATGGGCATACTCCGCCGTGCCGAGAAGATCGTGGCGATCGGCGGCGGAGTGGTGCTCGACGTGGTCGGTATGACCGCGAGCCTGTACCGCCGAGGTATTCCCTACATTCGGGTTCCCACCACTCTGATCGGCCAGGTCGACGCGGGAATCGGCGTCAAGACCGGCATAAATCACGGGCAGCACAAGAATCGACTCGGAACGTACTGTGCGCCGGAAACAGCTCTCATCGACCCCGAGTTCCTGCGCACCGTGGATCGTAGGCACATCAACAACGGGCTGGCCGAGATCATCAAGATGGCTTTGATCAAGGACTCCCAGCTGTTCGATCTGCTCGAAGCCACCGTCGCGTCGATCGATCCGGAAACGCTCGCCGACTGCGGTCCGGCCGGTGGTGAGATCCTGTCCCGTTCGATCGCGGGAATGTTGGACGAACTCGAGCCGAACCTGTGGGAGAAGGTACTCGAAAGGGCCGTCGACTACGGCCACACTTTCAGTCCCTCGCTCGAACTCCGTGCCGACCCTCCGCTGCTGCACGGGGAAGCGGTGGCCGTGGACATGGCCATCTGCGTCGCTTTGGCCCGCAACCGCGGCCTGCTGTCGGAGCAGGACGCCGACCGGGCACTCACGCTCATGAACGCGGCGGGATTGCCGCTCACTCATCCCGTATTCACCGCGGAGTTGTTGGAACGTGCGCTGGAGGACGCCGTCAAACACAGGGATGGCTACCAGCGCATGCCGCTGACGGCAGGTATCGGTTCAGCGGTGTTCGTGAACGACATCACTGCCGACGAGCTGCGAGCGGCGTTGTCGTTCGTGGCCCATCGCGATCATCGAGCGGCTGACTCGCATGTGCTGGAGAGCGCGCGATGAGGGTGCCGGAGACGTTCCAGGACGAACATACGGGCGCCGCGAGTGCCGCGCGTGAGGCCGTGGTGTTCGACATCGGTGGTACTCACTTCCGGTGTGCCCGTTGGTCTCCCGAATCGGGAGTGCGTCGGATGTGGTCCAAGCCTTCGCCGAGCGTTCTCGTTCACCCGGACGCGGGCGCCGACGAACTTCGAACGCGGCTGATCGACGAGATATGCGCCGGGGTGGGCCAGGAAAAGGGCACCACAGCCGGTATCTCGTTGGGAGCGGCGCTGGATCAGCGCAGTGGTGTGGTCTATGCTTCCGCTCCGCTCTGGGGTGACAGCGTGACTCGGTTCGACCTGCTGGCCGGGTTGCGAGAGCGAAGGCCGGACGTCGATTGGCACCTGGTCAACGACGTGACAGCGGCACTGCTCGGACTGGGGGAGACGCCGCGGTTCGACGGGTTTCGTCGGCTCCTCCTCGTTACGGTGAGCAGTGGTATCGCGTGCAGGTTGGTGGATCGTCGACTGCGAACCATCCCGGTCGACGTCTGCGGTCTCCAGGGGGAGATCGGTCATATCCCCTCCGGCACCACTCTCGCGGGAAACCGGGTGGAGCTGAACTGTGACTGCGGGAGCCCGGACCATCTGGCCGCCTTCGCCTCGGGGCCCGGCATCCGCCGGCTGGCCGAACGACTCCGCGAGCTGGAACCGCGACGCTGTGCCGTCTCACCGCTGTTCGACGAGGACATCGAGTTCGAAAGTACGTTCCGCCGACTCCTGGACGACGATGATCCGCTCGCTCGGGAGATCCTCGACGCGGCCACGTCGCCGTTGGCGGATGTACTGCGAACTGCCTGGTGCCTGGACCCCTCCATAGATCGGATCGCGCTCACCGGGGGAGTCGTGGACGGTCTCGGCGAGCACTATCACCGCGCGCTGGCTGAGCGGTTGACCAGGGACGGTGTCTACCTGACGAGTCGATTCCACCCGGAATGGCTAGCCGAGCGCCTCGTGCGCTGCGACAGTTCCGAGGCCGATGGCCTGGTGGGAGCCGGTGTCGCCGCGGTCGGATCCGGACGTTCGGCCAGGATCGGGGTGGAATCGTGACGGGAAACGCACAACCCCGCAACAACGCACTCGTCCGAGCGGGAGCTCGCGTCACGGTACGGCAACGTCCGACCC
This portion of the Actinopolyspora lacussalsi genome encodes:
- a CDS encoding GT2 family glycosyltransferase (product_source=COG1216; cath_funfam=3.90.550.10; cog=COG1216; ko=KO:K07011; pfam=PF00535; superfamily=53448) gives rise to the protein MTVEQARSTIVVVTWRGAEHIGACLDALSRQRNHRLLVVDNASDDGTSELLARHPSAPEVLRLPRNLGYAGGLAAAFPLVRTPYFGWLNDDAAPEADWLSTLEDSLDRDAGVGAATSRLWNRRGPLSQGVRLTGTGYGADTVAEDSTVAADNVGTGDEVFGFCGGAALLRASALSTVGGIPADYFCYYEDTDTSWRLRLAGYGITRTAASCEHWHGCSSAPGSARFHRWNERNRLLTLLRCAPVEIALRELLRFGAITLALPWRGLRQRPVPHAANFRVSLRLGVLAEVAARAPTTLRQRRRITEVCAVARRHIWRSWAGK
- a CDS encoding glycosyltransferase involved in cell wall biosynthesis (product_source=COG0438; cath_funfam=3.40.50.2000; cog=COG0438; pfam=PF00534,PF13439; superfamily=53756), whose translation is MPKLVVVAEQLLAPVPGGTGRYTRELLRSLAATAPAGWEVSTVVSSDGDPARAEVDGVGGPEVLPLPRRALTLAWQYGRWPRVSADSVHAPTPLFPSVAPGRGLVVTVHDTVPWTHPETLTARGAVWHRRAVTRAARKADSLVVPTEAVAVDLRRHVPDATRIEVIGEGVSTAVLSPGTAEAEKAARRLRLPPRYLLAVGTIEPRKGYEWLIRALAEPEAPDIPLLVVGAPGWGGVSLSDLAARHGLPPGRLRNLGPVADSDLAVLLRRSAALVAPSMAEGFGLPVLEAMAAGTPVVHSDAPALVELADGAGITVPRTDAGALALALREVLDDRRRSAGMIEAGRSRASRFDWRETARRVWSLHTGAANVANHSRNPDAR
- a CDS encoding glycosyltransferase involved in cell wall biosynthesis (product_source=COG0438; cath_funfam=3.40.50.2000; cog=COG0438; pfam=PF00534,PF13439; superfamily=53756), translating into MLIDATAVPADRGGVGRYVDSLLAALDTAGTPMSVACQPRDAELYGRIAPHTRIAPAAESVVTRTARLSWEQTTLPRLARRLNARVVHSPHYTVPLANTSASVVTLHDATFFSDAPLHSPVKARFFRAWTRAALRRATVCVVPSRATSDELVRAAGANAARLRVMYHGVDPERFHPPAPEEVTAVRRSLGLGDQPYVAFLGALEPRKNVPALIRGFARAVADRRDSPALVLAGQAGWDTEVENALESVPHRVRVIRAGYQPFERLAGFLGGAALVAYPSIGEGFGLPVLEAMACGAAVLTTRRLSLPEVGGDAVAYCGVAERGIAHGISELLDDPVRRSELSSAAQQRAKEFTWADCADRHRAAYEHAEYLHRRNRRNR
- a CDS encoding N-acetylglucosaminyl-diphospho-decaprenol L-rhamnosyltransferase (product_source=KO:K16870; cog=COG1216; ko=KO:K16870; pfam=PF00535; superfamily=53448), which codes for MRENDDVRDSHSYGEGLAVVTVTYSPGNTLDRFLETLPKATDRQLSVILADNGSTDGSPERAALRPGVELARMGANLGYGSAANRGIAELSDDIGWVVVANPDVEWSAGSLDELLAATERWPRGGAFGPLIREPDGSVYPSARSLPSLGRGAGHALLGGIWPDNPFSRAYRQSTDSSAERTAGWLSGSCLLLRRAALDSVTGFDPRYFMYFEDVDLGDRLGRAGWLNVYVPASEVTHIGGHATARSSGRMLHEHHRSAYRYLADRNAGPTRAPLRIALRAALGARARFVARNSDR
- a CDS encoding hypothetical protein (product_source=Hypo-rule applied) codes for the protein MRGTMDPRNRADETLARARARGAFVVTPDSATSPMDAAQTVRIPRDSVRDVERDDPNSTQLIQDSTGRPPQREQQNPQWDQRSGQGEQESPRQSEPQRPESYPPSEQPTAEQPAAEQRAWPTYDADVPTTPHRIDNAAYQHDPRRGPQRFD
- a CDS encoding mannose-1-phosphate guanylyltransferase (product_source=KO:K00966; cath_funfam=2.160.10.10,3.90.550.10; cog=COG1208; ko=KO:K00966; pfam=PF00483; superfamily=53448) yields the protein MTSPDDHAPTSGAEAVVLVGGRGTRLRPLTLSAPKPMLPTAGVPFLTHLLSRIRAAGITRVILSTSYRAETFTEYFGDGSGMGLELEYVVEHEPLDTAGAIRNVADRLREPDVLVFNGDILSGVDLPALLGEHRADAADVTLHLVRVDDPGRFGCVPTDEDGRVTAFLEKTPNPPVDQVNAGCYVFRREVIDGIPGGRPVSVERETFPGLLESGARLHGYVDSSYWLDLGTPAAFARGSADLVRGVAPTEALDGRVGESLVLPGASIAESASLGGGTTVGADCVVSERAALSAATLFDGARVEAGAEITDSVVGAGAVIGAGTVLRGAVVADGAVVGAGCELLEGVRVWPGVELPAGGVRFSHDC
- a CDS encoding 3-dehydroquinate synthase (product_source=KO:K01735; cath_funfam=1.20.1090.10,3.40.50.1970; cog=COG0337; ko=KO:K01735; pfam=PF01761; superfamily=56796) — translated: MSIPTVNPTPTSITAAFDLPKPPGVSWRVRSQQVVDYEVSMTRGLLSTSNSTFAHACGADGKRRTRCLVVVDDAVEQLYGERLRAYFSAWRIAHNWRVVPGDENTKQLDTALGLVDDMSSMGILRRAEKIVAIGGGVVLDVVGMTASLYRRGIPYIRVPTTLIGQVDAGIGVKTGINHGQHKNRLGTYCAPETALIDPEFLRTVDRRHINNGLAEIIKMALIKDSQLFDLLEATVASIDPETLADCGPAGGEILSRSIAGMLDELEPNLWEKVLERAVDYGHTFSPSLELRADPPLLHGEAVAVDMAICVALARNRGLLSEQDADRALTLMNAAGLPLTHPVFTAELLERALEDAVKHRDGYQRMPLTAGIGSAVFVNDITADELRAALSFVAHRDHRAADSHVLESAR
- a CDS encoding glucokinase (product_source=KO:K00845; cath_funfam=3.30.420.40; cog=COG1940; ko=KO:K00845; pfam=PF00480; superfamily=53067) produces the protein MRVPETFQDEHTGAASAAREAVVFDIGGTHFRCARWSPESGVRRMWSKPSPSVLVHPDAGADELRTRLIDEICAGVGQEKGTTAGISLGAALDQRSGVVYASAPLWGDSVTRFDLLAGLRERRPDVDWHLVNDVTAALLGLGETPRFDGFRRLLLVTVSSGIACRLVDRRLRTIPVDVCGLQGEIGHIPSGTTLAGNRVELNCDCGSPDHLAAFASGPGIRRLAERLRELEPRRCAVSPLFDEDIEFESTFRRLLDDDDPLAREILDAATSPLADVLRTAWCLDPSIDRIALTGGVVDGLGEHYHRALAERLTRDGVYLTSRFHPEWLAERLVRCDSSEADGLVGAGVAAVGSGRSARIGVES